A window of the Corynebacterium minutissimum genome harbors these coding sequences:
- a CDS encoding LamG-like jellyroll fold domain-containing protein has product MTTRRFLGTVLTVSVAGTFLVAPASADEPKEGMGSRFTIGVLPDTQFYSRYSTPETGNLAQARYGSEPYAAQTEWLVKNQKALNMDFATHLGDVVDQPDVDGEWKVADKAMKVLDDSDLNYSILPGNHDMIEDASAHPYNHYFSAERAKAANPDTFQERHTAVNNDSEYHIFEAEGQKYLVLALAWRADDEALEWAQGVLDAHPDLPVILTSHEVLNIDGAGEVFYSDDYGQGLWDKFIKKNDQIFLTMGGHHHGAGYRVDKNDAGHDVVGILQDYQMAYQGGNGLLGVLEFDLSGNELEMTALSPWVAQKPAKELTQFDKLILDGKGDSYHVPLNFKERFADFAPEWTIGDENDADLGKKARDIVEEGYTPYTIPEDQLPEGPNDFVKSDNTVFHWRPGQTKNKDGKQLSDGDVATEGAIIPDAFGADGAGDLVREGGPSNTGERITYTKDHHPLSSDSGSLYWSDPAGKAAMAEFRSKEGAEINKVDTSAGYTFESFVKIPKDFNGSEHGWGSALSRDSSIAELVDGSDDTDPTVMFGISNLRELRWWAEPKEGEGSTVWSHEVPTDEWMHIAVVNKPDSDTVEMFINGAPILRNAKGAEGLLPRDLQWVMGAGFDNRKPQDPWYGWIGETRLTQGVLDSDEWLTARPAVKDEEPSSSATTSPAETTTTEPSTPAKPTNTKEPSAGDIGQAFFAGSSRGAKIILPIVAVIAAVGGAAYALIPTINRLFGLNIPQPKLPKIPGLN; this is encoded by the coding sequence ACTCCACCCCGGAGACCGGCAACCTGGCCCAGGCGCGCTACGGCAGCGAGCCCTACGCCGCGCAGACCGAATGGCTGGTGAAGAACCAGAAGGCCCTCAACATGGACTTCGCTACCCACCTTGGTGACGTAGTGGACCAGCCGGACGTCGACGGCGAGTGGAAGGTCGCTGACAAGGCCATGAAGGTCCTCGATGATTCCGACCTGAACTACTCCATCCTGCCGGGCAACCACGACATGATTGAGGATGCCTCGGCGCACCCCTACAACCACTACTTCAGCGCCGAGCGTGCCAAGGCCGCCAACCCGGATACCTTCCAGGAGCGCCACACCGCAGTTAACAACGACTCCGAGTACCACATTTTTGAGGCTGAAGGCCAGAAGTACCTGGTCTTGGCGCTGGCCTGGCGCGCGGATGACGAAGCGCTCGAGTGGGCCCAGGGCGTTCTCGATGCGCACCCAGACCTGCCGGTCATCCTCACCAGCCACGAGGTTCTCAACATCGATGGTGCTGGTGAAGTCTTCTATTCCGATGACTACGGCCAGGGTCTGTGGGACAAGTTCATCAAGAAGAATGACCAGATCTTCCTCACCATGGGCGGCCACCACCACGGCGCGGGCTACCGCGTGGACAAGAACGATGCTGGACACGATGTCGTAGGCATCCTGCAGGACTACCAGATGGCTTACCAGGGCGGCAACGGCCTGCTCGGTGTGCTTGAGTTCGATCTTTCCGGCAACGAACTGGAGATGACCGCCCTGTCCCCGTGGGTAGCACAGAAGCCGGCTAAGGAGCTCACGCAGTTCGACAAGCTCATCCTCGACGGCAAGGGTGATAGCTACCACGTGCCGCTCAACTTCAAGGAGCGCTTCGCCGACTTCGCTCCGGAGTGGACCATCGGCGATGAGAACGACGCCGATTTGGGCAAGAAGGCCCGCGACATCGTTGAGGAAGGCTACACCCCGTACACCATTCCGGAAGACCAGCTTCCGGAGGGCCCGAACGACTTCGTAAAGTCCGACAACACCGTCTTCCACTGGCGTCCGGGCCAGACCAAGAACAAGGACGGCAAGCAGCTTAGCGACGGCGACGTGGCCACCGAAGGCGCCATCATTCCGGATGCCTTCGGAGCCGACGGTGCTGGTGACCTCGTTCGCGAGGGTGGTCCTTCCAACACGGGTGAGCGCATCACCTACACCAAGGACCACCACCCACTGTCCTCCGACTCTGGTTCCCTCTACTGGTCCGACCCAGCTGGCAAGGCCGCGATGGCGGAGTTCCGGTCCAAGGAAGGCGCTGAGATCAACAAGGTCGATACCTCCGCGGGCTACACCTTCGAGTCCTTCGTGAAGATCCCGAAGGATTTCAACGGCTCTGAGCACGGCTGGGGAAGCGCGCTTTCCCGTGACTCCAGCATCGCTGAGCTTGTCGACGGCTCCGACGACACCGATCCCACCGTCATGTTCGGCATCTCCAACCTGCGTGAGCTGCGCTGGTGGGCGGAGCCGAAGGAAGGCGAAGGCTCGACCGTGTGGTCCCACGAGGTGCCCACCGATGAGTGGATGCACATCGCCGTAGTCAACAAGCCGGATTCCGACACCGTGGAAATGTTCATCAACGGCGCACCCATCCTGCGCAACGCCAAGGGCGCTGAGGGCTTGCTCCCGCGCGACCTGCAGTGGGTCATGGGCGCTGGTTTTGATAACCGCAAGCCGCAGGACCCGTGGTATGGCTGGATTGGTGAGACCCGCCTGACCCAGGGTGTTCTGGACTCCGACGAGTGGCTCACCGCCCGCCCGGCTGTGAAGGATGAGGAACCGTCCTCCTCCGCGACCACCTCCCCGGCTGAGACGACCACCACCGAGCCGAGCACGCCCGCTAAGCCGACCAACACGAAGGAGCCATCCGCTGGTGACATTGGCCAGGCCTTCTTCGCCGGCTCCAGCCGTGGCGCGAAGATTATCCTCCCTATCGTCGCCGTCATCGCAGCCGTCGGCGGCGCTGCCTACGCCCTTATCCCGACCATCAACCGACTCTTCGGCCTCAACATCCCGCAGCCGAAGTTGCCGAAGATTCCGGGCCTGAACTAG
- a CDS encoding DUF2871 domain-containing protein translates to MLVTAWVSPVVLTVGMQISHGILTVLGKESNEISGIAGLSHILITVGLTVFLVNLGRAIKEPDAGSANASVNA, encoded by the coding sequence ATGCTGGTGACGGCGTGGGTGAGTCCCGTGGTGCTTACCGTTGGAATGCAAATTTCACATGGCATTTTGACGGTGCTGGGCAAGGAATCCAACGAGATTTCTGGCATTGCAGGTTTGAGCCACATCTTGATCACGGTGGGGCTGACGGTCTTTCTCGTGAATTTGGGCCGGGCCATCAAGGAACCAGATGCAGGCAGCGCCAATGCTTCGGTGAACGCCTAA
- a CDS encoding glutaredoxin domain-containing protein — translation MAIAPETTEHVTIFYADWCPFCQRLISALNRTETPHALVDAEAEGTEDINAWIESVNDGNRIVPTVLYSDGTHATNPAASEVRAKYAELAGE, via the coding sequence ATGGCTATTGCCCCGGAAACCACCGAACACGTCACCATCTTCTACGCCGACTGGTGCCCGTTCTGCCAACGCCTGATTTCCGCCCTCAATCGCACTGAGACTCCGCACGCGCTCGTCGACGCCGAAGCGGAAGGCACCGAAGATATCAACGCTTGGATCGAGTCCGTCAACGACGGCAACCGCATCGTTCCGACCGTCCTCTACTCCGACGGCACCCACGCCACCAATCCCGCTGCTAGCGAGGTCCGCGCCAAGTACGCGGAGCTGGCCGGCGAATAA
- a CDS encoding MFS transporter, translating into MYLESFSYSTFSWGNITAGAVAIGEFAIIFVLPLYLINTLDLCTMLSGLVLAAMAIGAFFSVAAAPHVAARYGAPGTVLIGLGLEAVGVLILVLLMGPDTNGWIIAAPLTLYGLGLGFASAQLTGTMLRDTPVDDSGQASATQTTVRLGQWCRP; encoded by the coding sequence TTGTATCTTGAATCGTTTTCTTATTCCACGTTCTCGTGGGGCAATATCACCGCTGGTGCGGTAGCAATCGGCGAGTTTGCCATCATCTTCGTGTTGCCGCTGTACCTGATTAATACGTTGGACCTCTGCACGATGTTGTCTGGCCTGGTGCTGGCAGCCATGGCAATCGGTGCATTCTTCTCCGTTGCAGCAGCCCCCCACGTCGCGGCACGGTACGGGGCGCCTGGTACCGTGCTCATTGGGCTCGGCTTGGAAGCCGTCGGCGTCCTTATCCTCGTCCTGCTTATGGGGCCGGATACGAATGGTTGGATCATCGCCGCGCCGCTGACCCTGTACGGCTTGGGCCTGGGGTTCGCCTCCGCGCAGCTGACTGGCACGATGCTGCGGGATACTCCCGTCGATGACTCCGGGCAAGCCTCCGCAACGCAAACCACCGTGCGCCTGGGGCAGTGGTGTAGGCCTTAA
- a CDS encoding ABC transporter ATP-binding protein: MSEVKQSSTESSGTHAPESHGASPEEEARAKQKAGQVALKKLLAPVQTTIYFAQFLALISSVLAVAPYVALVALGNALIDGNTDDVASIVKWLLAAFLGQLFFYFLALAITHFADAKLVGINRRRIITAIAKAPLSWFSQTNSGKVRKAVEDDTLTLHTLTAHAPVEKVAAIFTPLALLVYAFILDWRLGLLSIATVPIFLAIQAYSMKNMGTKTAEMDNYLGEVSATAVEFSEGISVVKAFGTVGKAHARYREAAQKFAEFYYEWVRPLLRVSAISESVVAVPVLILINVGAGSLLIAGDYVTVAEVIATTLIALVIPGTIQTVGQMMWSYQLAGNAALRLDEVMTISHVKEGQKSLDASSQDMEVEFHKVSFSYAPDTPVLQDFSAQLNAGTVTALIGPSGSGKSTAATMLARFQDPDSGTITINNVDIRDLTFDSLYRTVAFVLQDPHLLRMSIRENIRLARPEARDEEIWQAAEAAHIAADIRALPAGLDTVVGEDISLSGGQQQRISIARAIITNAPILILDEATAATDPDCEAEIQAALATLVRGKTVLVIAHKPESIQGADQIICLKPMKDNSHV; this comes from the coding sequence ATGTCTGAAGTAAAACAAAGTTCCACAGAATCAAGCGGAACCCACGCACCAGAATCACACGGTGCGTCACCGGAAGAAGAGGCTCGCGCAAAACAAAAAGCCGGCCAGGTCGCTCTAAAAAAGCTACTGGCCCCAGTGCAAACAACCATCTACTTCGCACAGTTTCTCGCGCTTATATCCTCGGTACTCGCCGTAGCACCCTACGTCGCGTTGGTGGCACTGGGAAATGCTCTAATCGACGGCAATACTGATGACGTCGCGTCCATTGTGAAATGGCTACTTGCTGCATTTTTGGGCCAGCTATTCTTCTATTTCCTTGCCCTTGCGATCACCCACTTCGCTGATGCAAAGCTGGTGGGGATTAACCGGCGCCGAATTATTACCGCTATTGCGAAAGCACCACTCTCGTGGTTTAGCCAGACTAATTCCGGCAAAGTCCGCAAAGCCGTCGAGGACGATACGCTAACTCTGCACACCCTGACAGCCCACGCTCCTGTAGAGAAGGTCGCCGCGATCTTTACGCCCCTCGCGCTTCTGGTTTATGCCTTTATCTTGGATTGGCGCCTTGGTCTACTTTCTATTGCCACTGTGCCCATTTTCCTAGCAATCCAAGCGTATTCAATGAAAAATATGGGCACAAAAACTGCGGAAATGGATAATTATCTGGGTGAGGTCTCTGCGACTGCGGTGGAGTTCTCCGAAGGTATTTCCGTCGTCAAGGCTTTCGGCACCGTTGGCAAAGCCCACGCTCGATATCGCGAAGCTGCCCAAAAATTCGCGGAATTCTATTACGAGTGGGTACGTCCGCTTCTGCGCGTTTCCGCAATCTCAGAGTCTGTGGTGGCGGTTCCTGTCCTCATCCTTATCAATGTAGGAGCCGGTTCCCTGCTGATAGCTGGTGACTATGTCACGGTCGCTGAAGTCATCGCAACAACGTTAATTGCGCTGGTGATCCCGGGCACGATTCAAACCGTCGGCCAAATGATGTGGTCTTACCAGCTCGCTGGCAATGCGGCGTTGCGCCTTGATGAAGTCATGACAATTTCCCACGTGAAAGAAGGCCAAAAGAGCCTCGATGCCAGTAGTCAAGACATGGAGGTGGAGTTCCATAAGGTCAGCTTTAGCTACGCCCCAGACACACCAGTCCTCCAAGACTTTTCTGCGCAACTAAATGCAGGCACTGTCACGGCATTGATTGGCCCCTCCGGGTCTGGCAAATCCACAGCAGCAACGATGCTGGCGCGTTTCCAGGATCCAGATTCGGGCACAATCACTATCAACAACGTGGATATCCGTGATCTCACTTTCGACAGTTTGTACCGCACTGTGGCTTTCGTCTTACAAGATCCTCACTTACTGCGTATGAGTATTCGGGAAAACATTCGCCTTGCACGCCCAGAAGCCCGCGATGAAGAGATCTGGCAAGCCGCAGAGGCTGCGCACATAGCTGCTGATATTCGCGCTTTACCGGCTGGGCTCGACACCGTTGTTGGCGAGGACATCTCTTTATCCGGTGGACAACAGCAACGCATTTCTATTGCCCGGGCAATTATTACCAATGCCCCAATCTTGATCCTGGATGAAGCTACTGCGGCAACTGATCCTGACTGCGAAGCAGAAATTCAAGCAGCTCTAGCCACACTCGTCAGAGGCAAGACCGTCTTAGTCATCGCCCACAAGCCGGAGTCCATCCAAGGAGCAGACCAAATAATCTGCCTCAAGCCTATGAAGGATAATTCTCATGTCTAA
- a CDS encoding MFS transporter: MALPSNITDLQLNLTAGAVGQQPLCGATGGAALRRGKIADTWGRKRAFLTGLTIFVAGSVLAGFPTSAATWISARAVQAIGAAFIMPSTLTTGKPYSAANTVQQPLVCGGAVISGAAAVGPLAGGALTEWVSWYSRLSRARPRLVGAPILIQLLWLDLVRKRGYFTGSARAHDFGRGLRAVNQVGKAPRAGSPLGAVVS; this comes from the coding sequence GTGGCATTGCCTTCGAACATCACTGACCTGCAGCTCAACCTGACCGCAGGCGCAGTGGGTCAACAGCCTCTATGCGGTGCTACTGGCGGAGCTGCTCTGCGACGGGGCAAGATTGCGGATACCTGGGGACGCAAGCGAGCCTTCCTCACCGGCCTGACAATATTCGTGGCAGGCAGCGTATTGGCGGGATTTCCTACCTCGGCCGCCACGTGGATCTCCGCGCGCGCAGTACAGGCAATCGGTGCTGCGTTCATCATGCCTTCCACGCTTACCACGGGTAAACCGTATTCCGCGGCAAATACCGTGCAGCAGCCTTTGGTGTGTGGGGGCGCGGTGATTTCCGGTGCGGCAGCGGTCGGACCGCTTGCCGGTGGTGCACTGACGGAATGGGTGTCCTGGTATTCGCGATTATCGAGGGCCCGACCTAGGCTGGTGGGAGCCCCAATCCTCATTCAGCTTCTTTGGCTGGACCTGGTTCGAAAACGCGGCTATTTCACCGGTTCCGCTAGGGCGCACGATTTCGGCCGTGGGCTTCGCGCTGTTAATCAGGTCGGAAAAGCACCGCGAGCGGGGTCACCGCTCGGCGCTGTTGTATCTTGA
- a CDS encoding ABC transporter ATP-binding protein has translation MSNATTPVSSRLRDPLLTRSVKKLQGPVGHKLNKRYACLSLIVGVLDGLAVLTLVPLTKALDGDTTIAPWMWTLLAIALVAFALRFFATMASYHTALDFIRTAHTTVGDKLATLPLGWFVPANTGGLSRLVSDRFMVASETIAHVQGTIYRDSAALVTLLVGACFWNPKLGLVLLIIAPLALVVMQLAAWIREKASNRTLGPSKELSQRIVEFANRQPALRAAGQSQVFAPLEQALEIDHKARIRELWVSTLALLLNGIVVQIFIVALIMVSADLAVEGALSPLETIAIIGISLRFTRTLEQLGSSFVGLDAGRIALAETELITDAPSLPEPTTPRPGDGSGNVELRNVTFGYGDKPVLVDVAFHARSGTVTAIVGPSGSGKTTIARLISRFWDVDSGAVMVDGVDIRELGTEQLMSRLSMVFQDVYLFDDSLIANIRVGRPDASDEEVFRAADLSGVTSIANRLGWHAPVGEGGRLLSGGERQRVSVARALLKQAPIVLFDEATSALDAENEANILAAMDELREQSTFIVIAHKLDTIKSADQIVVLDEHGQVSQLGTHSELSDVPGIYRHFWQQRKAARGWKISSGRD, from the coding sequence ATGTCTAATGCCACTACGCCTGTTAGTTCGCGTCTTCGTGATCCGCTACTCACTCGCAGTGTCAAAAAGCTGCAAGGTCCTGTAGGCCATAAGCTAAATAAAAGGTATGCTTGTCTATCGCTTATCGTTGGCGTGCTTGACGGCCTCGCCGTTCTCACGCTCGTGCCACTTACAAAGGCACTCGATGGGGATACGACAATCGCACCATGGATGTGGACGCTTTTGGCAATTGCGCTCGTAGCTTTTGCGCTGCGATTTTTCGCAACCATGGCCTCTTACCACACGGCCTTGGACTTCATCCGAACCGCGCACACGACTGTGGGCGATAAATTAGCAACGCTACCGCTCGGCTGGTTCGTACCGGCTAATACCGGCGGCCTATCTCGCCTCGTTTCAGATCGCTTTATGGTGGCGTCCGAGACCATTGCGCATGTTCAAGGAACGATATACCGCGATAGCGCGGCACTTGTCACCTTGTTAGTAGGAGCGTGTTTCTGGAACCCGAAGCTGGGCTTGGTCCTTCTTATCATCGCACCATTGGCGCTCGTGGTGATGCAGTTGGCTGCATGGATTCGTGAGAAAGCATCGAACCGCACACTGGGGCCGAGTAAAGAGCTCTCCCAGCGCATCGTAGAATTTGCTAACCGTCAACCAGCCCTGCGCGCGGCAGGACAATCACAAGTTTTTGCGCCACTAGAGCAAGCGCTAGAAATCGACCATAAAGCACGAATACGCGAGCTATGGGTATCCACATTAGCTTTGCTACTCAACGGCATAGTAGTGCAGATCTTCATCGTGGCTCTCATTATGGTCTCCGCGGATCTTGCCGTTGAAGGCGCCCTATCGCCACTAGAAACAATTGCGATCATCGGAATCAGCTTGAGGTTTACCCGCACGCTTGAGCAGCTGGGTTCTTCTTTCGTCGGTTTAGACGCCGGTCGTATCGCGCTCGCAGAAACTGAGCTCATCACGGATGCTCCTTCCCTGCCAGAACCCACTACTCCGCGCCCAGGCGATGGTTCGGGAAATGTAGAGCTGCGTAATGTCACGTTTGGATACGGCGATAAACCAGTATTGGTAGATGTCGCTTTCCATGCTCGCTCAGGCACCGTTACCGCCATTGTCGGTCCTTCTGGCTCCGGAAAGACCACAATTGCGCGCCTTATTTCGCGATTCTGGGATGTAGATTCCGGGGCGGTGATGGTTGACGGCGTAGATATCCGCGAGCTTGGAACCGAACAGTTAATGTCCAGACTGTCCATGGTCTTTCAGGACGTCTACCTCTTCGACGACTCGTTAATCGCTAATATCCGCGTTGGTCGTCCCGACGCCTCCGATGAGGAAGTCTTCCGCGCAGCTGATCTTTCAGGCGTGACTTCTATTGCCAACCGCCTAGGGTGGCATGCTCCTGTTGGTGAAGGCGGGCGGCTTCTATCCGGCGGTGAACGCCAGCGCGTATCTGTAGCTCGCGCGCTTCTCAAGCAAGCGCCGATTGTACTCTTTGATGAGGCTACCTCCGCGCTCGATGCAGAAAATGAGGCAAACATTCTTGCTGCGATGGACGAGCTACGGGAGCAATCTACTTTTATTGTCATCGCCCATAAGCTGGATACAATCAAATCTGCTGATCAAATCGTAGTCTTGGATGAACACGGGCAAGTCAGCCAGCTGGGCACGCATTCTGAGCTTTCCGATGTCCCCGGTATCTACCGTCACTTCTGGCAGCAACGCAAAGCAGCACGCGGGTGGAAAATCAGTTCGGGACGCGATTAA
- a CDS encoding dihydrofolate reductase, whose amino-acid sequence MLGAIWAQSLDGIIGDGAVMPWHVPEDLKHFKDATMGAPVIMGRKTWESLNPKFRPLPGRDNIVLSSHEPGEWSAGATVVDNLDAALDATPGDAWIIGGGQLYNSALDRVDTIELTLMGVQVGDAYGADAVLAPSVPDAFSLSADSDWITSASGHLTIPGQPPSELPMKYRFLTYDRKAAA is encoded by the coding sequence ATGCTGGGCGCAATCTGGGCCCAGTCCCTCGACGGCATCATCGGCGACGGTGCCGTCATGCCCTGGCACGTGCCGGAGGACCTCAAGCACTTCAAGGACGCCACCATGGGCGCGCCTGTCATAATGGGCCGCAAGACGTGGGAGTCCCTCAACCCCAAGTTCCGCCCGTTGCCAGGCCGGGACAACATCGTGCTGTCCAGCCATGAACCCGGCGAGTGGTCTGCGGGCGCTACCGTGGTGGATAACCTCGACGCCGCGCTTGATGCCACGCCTGGCGACGCCTGGATCATCGGCGGCGGCCAACTCTACAACTCCGCTCTCGATCGCGTCGATACCATCGAGCTCACCCTCATGGGTGTGCAGGTCGGCGATGCCTACGGCGCGGATGCCGTCCTGGCCCCCTCCGTCCCGGACGCATTCAGCCTGTCCGCTGATAGCGACTGGATTACCTCCGCATCCGGTCACCTCACCATCCCAGGCCAGCCGCCCAGCGAGCTGCCGATGAAATACCGTTTCCTCACCTACGACAGAAAGGCTGCTGCCTAA
- a CDS encoding IS3 family transposase (programmed frameshift), whose amino-acid sequence MFIVSQQRKKYTPEYRREAANLVIESERPIAHVAKEIGVSAGLLGRWVKLERERRGSSDGMSEADLRAENARLRRELAEAKMDNEFLFKSDSLLRREATRAEKFELMQQEKANYSIKRMARLLKVSRSGYYKWAHAQQKRLSGEDDRAAFYDDVDRKIHQIWKDSDEVYGAPRITAELAERYQITLNRKTVAKRMRMMGIEGISPRAFVPVTTIQAKRKSTLPDLVKRMFDTGQLNRVWMSDITYLRTGEGWLYLCAVRDGHSRRVLGWAMDSVQDTHLVERALRMAHTLRGDVPDGLVFHADRGTQFTSEKLWEVCRNLGIAQSVGRTGVCFDNAMAESFWSTLKTEFYDRQRWATRDAARKAVAYWIEVVYNRRRRHSALGMVSPVDFENHIGLTTSRKEIAA is encoded by the exons ATGTTCATTGTGAGTCAACAGCGCAAGAAGTACACGCCGGAGTACCGGCGTGAAGCCGCGAACCTGGTAATCGAGTCAGAGCGACCGATCGCTCATGTGGCTAAGGAAATCGGTGTTTCCGCCGGGCTTTTGGGCCGGTGGGTCAAACTCGAACGTGAACGCCGAGGATCCTCCGATGGGATGAGCGAGGCTGACCTCCGAGCTGAGAATGCTCGTCTGCGCCGGGAGCTGGCAGAAGCCAAGATGGATAACGAGTTTTTGT TCAAAAGCGACAGCCTTCTTCGCCGCGAAGCAACGCGAGCAGAAAAGTTCGAACTAATGCAGCAGGAGAAGGCGAACTACAGCATCAAGCGCATGGCACGACTATTAAAAGTATCTCGGTCTGGATACTACAAATGGGCCCATGCGCAGCAGAAACGACTATCCGGCGAAGATGATCGGGCAGCATTTTACGATGATGTTGACCGAAAGATTCATCAGATTTGGAAAGACTCCGATGAGGTTTATGGTGCTCCGCGGATCACCGCAGAGCTTGCCGAGCGCTACCAGATCACCTTGAATCGCAAGACTGTGGCTAAACGGATGCGCATGATGGGCATTGAAGGGATTTCACCGCGTGCCTTTGTCCCGGTGACAACGATTCAAGCCAAGCGTAAGTCAACTCTTCCTGACCTGGTCAAGCGCATGTTTGATACTGGTCAGCTCAACCGAGTGTGGATGTCAGATATTACCTACCTGCGCACCGGTGAGGGCTGGTTGTACTTGTGCGCGGTCCGCGATGGTCATTCCCGCAGGGTACTGGGCTGGGCTATGGATAGCGTTCAAGACACACACCTGGTTGAACGGGCCCTGCGGATGGCGCATACGCTACGCGGTGATGTTCCTGATGGGCTGGTGTTTCACGCTGACCGCGGAACGCAATTTACCAGTGAGAAGCTCTGGGAGGTCTGCCGCAACCTGGGCATTGCCCAGTCTGTGGGGCGTACTGGTGTGTGCTTCGATAACGCGATGGCTGAGTCGTTCTGGTCGACGCTAAAGACTGAATTCTATGACCGGCAGCGCTGGGCGACCCGTGATGCTGCACGCAAGGCCGTTGCCTACTGGATTGAAGTCGTCTACAACCGCCGGCGCCGGCACTCTGCACTCGGGATGGTCAGCCCCGTCGACTTCGAAAACCACATTGGTCTAACCACCAGTAGAAAAGAAATAGCTGCCTAG
- a CDS encoding ATP-binding cassette domain-containing protein: MTTHFPQRRGHRLNRAQRRWKTTLARIICGLASPKRGGSLRLNSKRVGAAARRRTAYMVMQDVGRQLFAATTEEEVTLGLTKKKRDHIDVNEILHRLDLAGMAQRHPQSLSGGQRQRLAIASAQAKQAEVYIFDEPTSGVGWRQLQSISALLRSLAASGAVVIVITHDHEFIQESVTRIIDMTDINKN, from the coding sequence TTGACCACGCATTTTCCCCAGCGGCGAGGTCACCGCCTTAATCGGGCCCAACGGCGCTGGAAAACCACCCTCGCCAGGATCATTTGTGGTCTTGCTTCTCCCAAACGCGGCGGTAGTCTTCGTTTGAACAGCAAACGAGTAGGAGCGGCTGCCCGCAGACGTACCGCGTACATGGTGATGCAAGATGTTGGCCGCCAATTATTCGCAGCCACCACCGAAGAAGAAGTAACGCTCGGACTAACAAAGAAGAAGCGGGACCATATCGATGTCAATGAGATTCTCCATCGCCTCGATCTGGCAGGAATGGCCCAACGGCATCCGCAGTCTCTGTCCGGTGGGCAACGGCAACGCTTAGCCATAGCTTCAGCCCAAGCCAAGCAAGCAGAGGTCTACATCTTCGATGAACCTACCTCTGGCGTGGGCTGGCGCCAACTGCAATCCATCTCTGCGCTCCTTCGATCTCTTGCAGCAAGCGGAGCAGTGGTCATCGTCATCACCCATGACCACGAATTCATCCAAGAATCAGTCACCAGAATCATCGATATGACTGACATCAACAAGAATTGA
- a CDS encoding TetR/AcrR family transcriptional regulator, translating into MGRPRKFNEREVLAGAITLFGTNGFTAVSVDDVVNQLGLNRSSFYNLYGSKHGLFRAAAETVCAEAEGGRVSDATKDFVVVALVEVAPVSKDLRELTQRAYELCFTGPESLGQHVLARAQRTED; encoded by the coding sequence ATGGGACGGCCTCGTAAATTCAATGAAAGAGAAGTTCTTGCCGGCGCGATCACTCTATTTGGCACGAACGGATTCACTGCAGTCTCAGTGGATGATGTGGTGAATCAACTGGGACTTAACCGGTCCAGCTTCTACAACCTTTATGGCTCGAAGCATGGACTGTTTCGTGCAGCAGCTGAAACGGTGTGCGCTGAAGCTGAAGGCGGCCGAGTATCGGATGCGACAAAGGATTTCGTGGTGGTGGCACTGGTTGAGGTGGCGCCAGTCAGTAAGGATTTACGCGAGCTTACCCAGCGGGCTTATGAACTGTGCTTCACCGGCCCTGAATCGCTAGGGCAGCATGTGCTCGCCCGTGCGCAAAGAACTGAAGATTAA